A stretch of Oxyura jamaicensis isolate SHBP4307 breed ruddy duck chromosome 27, BPBGC_Ojam_1.0, whole genome shotgun sequence DNA encodes these proteins:
- the FKBP10 gene encoding peptidyl-prolyl cis-trans isomerase FKBP10 has protein sequence MAGPRYTCTEMQLGRAELTSSAREEGPGRPHLCAFPSAEPFHRPQPPSAMALGSLVLLLSLLGVLGLGDPGPLEDVVIDRYYIPKICLREVQMGDFIRYHYNGTFKDGKKFDSSYDRGATVAGVVGVGRLITGMDRGLQGMCVNERRHLIVPPHLGYGSIGVAGLIPPDATLYFDVVMLDIWNKNDKLQITTLSKPEHCNRTVENSDFVRYHYNGTLLDGTPFDSSYSKDGTYDTYVGSGWLIKGMDQGLLGMCAGEKRSIIIPPFLAYGEKGYGTVIPPQASLVFSVLLVDFHNPKDGVFLEHLEVPESCKRRAMTGDFVRYHYNGTLMDGTLFDSSYSRNHTYNTYIGKGYIIPGMDQGLQGVCMGERRRVVIPPHLAYGENGAGDKIPGSAVLIFDVHVIDFHNPADPVEMETVYRPEGCNVTTRNRDFVRYHYNCSLLDGTKLFSSHDYGSPQEVTLGANKVIEGLNSGLLDMCAGERRVLIIPPHLGHGESGARGVPGSAVLRFEVELISMEEGVPEGYLFIWHGDPPENLYEQMDLNKDGQIPADEFSTFILTQVAEGKGRLMPSSDPDKVIADMFKNQDRNQDGKITAEELKLKSDEDQEKIHEEL, from the exons ATGGCTGGGCCCCGTTACACGTGtacagaaatgcagctgggCCGGGCTGAGCTCACATCATCGGCGCGGGAAGAGGGGCCGGGGAGGCCCCACCTCTGCGCCTTCCCCTCCGCTGAGCCTTTCCACCGGCCGCAGCCTCCCAGCGCCATGGCCTTGGGCAGCCTCGTCCTCCTGCTGAGCctgctgggggtcctggggctgGGCGACCCCGGCCCCCTGGAAGACGTGGTGATAGACAGATACTATATCCCCAAAATCTGCCTGCGGGAAGTCCAGATGGGGGATTTCATTCGCTACCACTACAATGGGACCTTTAAAGATGGCAAAAAGTTTGACTCCAG CTACGACCGAGGGGCCACGGTGGCCGGCGTGGTGGGCGTCGGGCGGCTGATCACCGGCATGgaccgggggctgcagggcatgTGCGTGAACGAGCGGCGTCACCTCATCGTGCCCCCTCACCTGGGCTACGGCAGCATCGGCGTGG CGGGGCTGATCCCCCCCGATGCCACCTTGTATTTCGACGTGGTCATGCTGGACATCTGGAACAAGAACGACAAGCTGCAGATCACCACCCTGTCCAAACCCGAGCACTGCAACCGCACGGTGGAGAACTCGGACTTCGTGCGGTACCACTACAACGGCACGCTGCTCGACGGCACCCCCTTCGACTCCAG CTACAGCAAGGACGGCACCTACGACACCTACGTGGGCAGCGGGTGGTTGATCAAGGGCATGGACCAGGGGCTGCTGGGCATGTGTGCCGGGGAGAAGAGAAGCATCATCATCCCCCCGTTCCTGGCCTACGGGGAGAAGGGCTATG ggacCGTGATCCCACCGCAAGCCTCGCTGGTGTTTAGCGTGCTGCTGGTGGACTTCCACAACCCCAAGGACGGCGTCTTCCTGGAGCACCTGGAGGTGCCGGAGTCCTGCAAGCGCAGGGCCATGACCGGGGACTTTGTGCGCTACCACTACAACGGGACGCTGATGGACGGGACGCTCTTCGACTCCAG ctaCTCCCGCAATCACACCTACAACACCTACATCGGGAAGGGCTACATCATCCCCGGCATGGACCAGGGCCTGCAAGGGGTCTGCATGGGGGAGAGGAGGCGGGTGGTCATCCCCCCCCACCTGGCCTACGGCGAGAACGGAGCAG GGGACAAAATCCCCGGCTCAGCCGTGCTCATCTTCGACGTCCACGTCATCGACTTCCACAACCCGGCCGACCCGGTGGAGATGGAGACCGTGTACCGGCCCGAGGGCTGCAACGTCACCACCCGCAACAGGGACTTCGTCCGCTACCACTACAACTGCTCCCTGCTGGACGGCACCAAGCTCTTCTCCTC CCACGACTACGGGAGCCCCCAGGAGGTGACTCTGGGGGCCAACAAGGTGATCGAGGGGCTCAACAGCGGCCTCCTCGACATGTGCGCCGGGGAGAGGCGGGTGCTCATCATCCCCCCGCACCTGGGCCACGGGGAGAGCGGAG CCCGGGGGGTGCCAGGCAGCGCCGTGCTCCGCTTCGAGGTGGAGCTGATCTCCATGGAGGAGGGGGTTCCCGAAGGCTACCTCTTCATCTGGCACGGGGACCCGCCGGAGAACCTCTACGAGCAGATGGACCTCAACAAGGACGGGCAGATCCCTGCTGACGAG TTCTCCACCTTCATCCTGACCCAAGTGGCAGAAGGGAAAGGGCGCCTCATGCCCAGCTCCGACCCCGACAAAGTCATCGCCGACATGTTCAAGAACCAGGACCGCAACCAGGACGGGAAGATCACGGCCGAGGAGCTGAAGCTGAAGTCGGACGAGGACCAGGAGAAGATCCACGAGGAGCTGTGA